The Triticum dicoccoides isolate Atlit2015 ecotype Zavitan chromosome 6A, WEW_v2.0, whole genome shotgun sequence genome has a window encoding:
- the LOC119317694 gene encoding transmembrane 9 superfamily member 12-like — MLPKMPSGRWISASLLVILLSLHPIADAFYLPGTFMHTYEAGETIAAKVNSLTSIETELPFSYYSLPYCKPQEGVKKSAENLGEVLMGDQIDNSPYHFHVNVNESLYLCTTDPLTKEQAELLKNRARNLYQVNMILDNLPVMRFTEQNGMTIQWTGYPVGYNPMGSSEDYIINHLKFRVLVHPYQAQGDVVVTSEDGVAMVESDRKSGFQIVGFEVVPCSVKRDPAAMAKLKMYEKVESVNCPLELEKSQVIHEKEQITFTYEVEYVKSNIKWPSRWDAYLKMDGAKVHWFSIMNSMMVVFFLAGIVFVIFLRTVRRDLTRYEEMDKEAQAQMNEELSGWKLVVGDVFREPCCSKLLCVMVADGIQITGMAVVTIVFAALGFLSPASRGMLLTGMIILYLFLGIIAGYVGVRLWRTIKQSTEGWKSVAWLTSCFFPGIVFIILTVLNSILWGKKSTGALPISLFFTLLALWFCISVPLTLIGGLLGTRAASIEFPVRTNQIPREIPERKFPSWLLVLGAGTLPFGTLFIELFFILSSIWLGRFYYVFGFLFIVLFLLVIVCGEVSLVLTYMHLCVEDWKWWWKAFFASGSVAFFVFLYSINYLVFDLRSLSGPVSATLYLGYSLIMAFAIMLSTGAIGFLLSFYFVHYLFSSVKID; from the coding sequence ATGCTGCCCAAGATGCCGTCAGGCCGGTGGATCTCGGCTTCCCTGCTGGTCATTCTCCTGAGCCTGCACCCCATCGCCGACGCCTTCTACCTCCCGGGCACCTTCATGCACACCTACGAAGCCGGTGAAACGATCGCGGCCAAGGTCAACTCGCTCACGTCCATCGAGACCGAGCTGCCCTTCAGCTACTACAGCCTCCCCTACTGCAAGCCCCAGGAAGGTGTCAAGAAGAGCGCCGAGAACCTCGGCGAGGTCCTCATGGGTGACCAGATCGACAACTCGCCGTACCACTTCCACGTCAACGTCAACGAGTCGCTGTACCTTTGCACCACCGACCCGCTCACCAAGGAGCAGGCCGAGCTGTTGAAGAACCGGGCGCGGAATCTGTACCAGGTCAACATGATCCTCGACAACCTGCCGGTCATGAGGTTCACCGAGCAGAATGGGATGACGATCCAGTGGACTGGGTACCCGGTCGGGTACAACCCCATGGGGAGCAGCGAGGATTATATCATTAACCATCTCAAGTTCAGGGTTTTGGTTCATCCGTACCAGGCGCAAGGTGATGTTGTGGTCACGAGTGAGGATGGTGTTGCTATGGTTGAGTCTGACCGCAAGAGCGGCTTCCAGATCGTTGGTTTTGAGGTTGTTCCTTGCAGTGTCAAGCGTGATCCTGCAGCCATGGCCAAGCTCAAGATGTATGAGAAGGTTGAGTCTGTGAACTGCCCGTTGGAGCTCGAGAAATCTCAGGTGATCCATGAGAAGGAGCAGATTACATTTACCTATGAGGTTGAGTATGTCAAGAGCAACATCAAGTGGCCgtcaaggtgggatgcctacttgaAGATGGatggtgctaaggtgcactggttcTCAATCATGAACTCCATGATGGTTGTCTTCTTCTTGGCCGGTATTGTGTTTGTCATATTCTTGAGGACTGTCCGAAGGGATCTGACACGTTATGAGGAGATGGACAAAGAAGCCCAAGCTCAGATGAATGAGGAGCTTTCAGGATGGAAGCTTGTTGTTGGTGATGTCTTCAGGGAGCCCTGCTGCTCAAAGCTGCTGTGTGTTATGGTCGCTGATGGTATCCAGATCACCGGCATGGCAGTCGTTACAATCGTGTTTGCTGCTCTGGGTTTTCTCTCACCTGCTTCCAGGGGAATGCTCTTGACCGGAatgatcatcctctacctcttccttGGAATTATTGCTGGATATGTTGGTGTCCGTCTCTGGAGGACCATCAAACAATCCACAGAAGGGTGGAAATCTGTCGCTTGGCTGACCTCCTGCTTCTTCCCTGGCATTGTTTTCATCATCTTGACGGTGCTGAACTCCATCCTGTGGGGTAAGAAGAGCACTGGAGCTTTACCCATTTCACTCTTCTTCACCCTCTTGGCCCTGTGGTTCTGCATCTCCGTGCCACTCACTCTTATTGGAGGCTTGCTAGGCACACGGGCTGCAAGCATAGAATTCCCTGTCCGTACCAACCAAATCCCAAGAGAGATCCCTGAGCGCAAGTTCCCTTCATGGCTCCTTGTGCTCGGTGCAGGAACATTGCCTTTCGGCACCCTTTTCATTGAGCTCTTCTTCATCCTTTCTAGCATCTGGCTGGGGAGGTTCTACTATGTATTCGGCTTCCTGTTCATCGTCCTCTTCCTGTTGGTCATAGTCTGTGGTGAGGTTTCTTTGGTCCTGACCTACATGCACCTCTGTGTTGAGGACTGGAAGTGGTGGTGGAAAGCCTTCTTTGCCTCTGGCTCCGTTGCGTTCTTCGTCTTCCTATACTCCATCAACTACCTGGTGTTCGACCTCAGGAGCCTGAGCGGGCCAGTCTCCGCGACACTCTACCTGGGCTACTCCTTGATCATGGCATTTGCCATCATGCTGTCAACTGGCGCCATCGGCTTCTTGCTCTCGTTCTACTTCGTCCACTACCTCTTCTCGTCCGTCAAGATTGACTAG
- the LOC119317693 gene encoding transmembrane 9 superfamily member 12-like — translation MAKGWIFSALLVLFLVMAPACEAFYLPGSYMHTYRQGEEIGAKVNSLTSIETELPFSYYSLPYCRPKGGIKKSAENLGELLMGDQIDNSPYRFHVNVNESLYLCTTSPLDEDDVKLLKQRSQDLYQVNMILDNLPVRRFTEQNGMTIQWTGYPVGYTPEGTSDVYIINHLKFKVLVHKYEGGKVRVVGTGEGMEVISESDTDTDAKSGYEIVGFEVVPCSVKRDPEAMSKLTMYEKVDSVSCPVELEKSQMIREKEQITFTYEVEFVNSDIRWPSRWDAYLKMEGAKIHWFSIMNSLMVILFLAGIVFVILLRTVRRDLTRYEELDKESQAQMNEELSGWKLVVGDVFREPTSSKLFCVMIGDGVQILGMAIVTIFFATFGFMSPASRGMLLTGMIFLYMLLGILAGYAAVRLWRTVKGTSEGWRSVSWSTACFFPGIVFIVLTVLNFMLWSRNSTGALPISLFFTLLSLWFCISVPLTLLGGFLGTRAEPIEFPVRTNQIPREIPSKNYSWLLIFGAGTLPFGTLFIELFFILSSIWLGRFYYVFGFLLVVLLLLVVVCAEVSVVLTYMHLCAEDWRWWWKAFFASGAVAFYVFLYSINYLVFDLRSLSGPVSATLYIGYAFIVSLAIMLATGTVGFLTSFSFVHYLFSNVKID, via the coding sequence ATGGCCAAGGGCTGGATATTCTCTGCTTTGCTGGTGCTGTTTCTTGTGATGGCTCCTGCTTGTGAGGCGTTCTACTTGCCAGGTAGTTACATGCACACGTACCGGCAAGGCGAGGAGATAGGAGCAAAGGTGAACTCGCTCACATCCATCGAGACAGAACTGCCTTTCAGCTACTACAGCCTCCCATACTGCCGTCCTAAGGGTGGGATAAAGAAGAGTGCTGAAAATCTGGGGGAGCTCCTTATGGGTGACCAGATTGATAATTCCCCTTACCGTTTCCATGTCAATGTCAATGAATCGCTCTACCTGTGTACCACGAGCCCACTTGATGAGGATGATGTGAAGCTCCTCAAGCAGCGAAGCCAGGACCTCTACCAGGTGAACATGATTCTTGACAATCTTCCTGTGAGGAGGTTTACCGAGCAGAATGGAATGACCATTCAGTGGACAGGCTATCCAGTTGGTTATACCCCAGAAGGTACCTCCGATGTCTACATCATTAATCACCTGAAATTTAAAGTCTTGGTCCATAAGTATGAAGGAGGTAAAGTGAGGGTCGTTGGAACTGGGGAAGGAATGGAAGTGATCTCAGAATCTGACACTGACACTGATGCCAAGTCTGGGTATGAGATAGTGGGATTTGAGGTTGTCCCATGCAGTGTGAAGCGTGATCCTGAAGCCATGTCGAAGCTTACGATGTATGAAAAGGTTGATTCTGTGAGCTGCCCTGTGGAGTTGGAGAAATCTCAAATGATCAGGGAGAAGGAGCAGATTACTTTTACATACGAGGTTGAATTTGTAAACAGTGACATCAGATGGCCATCACGGTGGGATGCATACCTGAAGATGGAGGGTGCGAAAATTCACTGGTTCTCAATTATGAACTCGTTGATGGTAATACTGTTCTTGGCTGGCATTGTTTTTGTCATATTATTGCGGACAGTGAGGAGGGACTTGACTAGATATGAGGAGCTGGATAAGGAGTCCCAAGCTCAGATGAATGAGGAGCTCTCTGGGTGGAAGCTGGTTGTTGGAGATGTTTTCAGAGAGCCAACCTCGTCAAAGCTGTTCTGTGTTATGATTGGTGACGGAGTACAAATTCTGGGTATGGCGATTGTCACCATTTTCTTTGCCACCTTTGGATTCATGTCTCCTGCGTCTAGAGGAATGCTGTTAACAGGGATGATATTCCTTTATATGCTACTTGGAATTTTGGCCGGATATGCTGCTGTCAGGCTCTGGAGGACTGTAAAAGGAACTTCTGAGGGATGGAGGTCTGTCTCCTGGTCAACTGCCTGTTTCTTCCCTGGCATTGTCTTCATTGTCCTCACTGTATTGAACTTCATGCTGTGGTCAAGAAATAGTACTGGAGCCCTTCCCATTTCACTTTTCTTCACTCTTCTCTCCTTGTGGTTCTGTATCTCGGTGCCACTTACCCTTCTAGGTGGTTTCCTTGGAACAAGGGCTGAGCCAATTGAATTCCCCGTTCGAACCAATCAAATACCAAGAGAAATCCCTTCAAAGAATTACTCATGGCTCCTCATATTTGGTGCTGGAACTCTACCTTTCGGAACACTCTTCATTGAGCTCTTCTTCATTCTCTCAAGCATCTGGCTCGGAAGGTTCTATTATGTGTTTGGGTTCCTCCTTGTTGTGCTCCTTCTGCTGGTTGTGGTATGCGCTGAGGTATCTGTTGTTCTTACGTACATGCACCTCTGTGCTGAGgactggaggtggtggtggaaaGCTTTCTTTGCCTCTGGAGCAGTGGCATTTTATGTGTTCCTCTACTCTATCAACTACTTGGTGTTTGATCTGAGAAGCTTGAGTGGGCCAGTTTCTGCTACGCTCTATATTGGATACGCTTTCATTGTCTCTCTTGCCATCATGCTAGCTACTGGGACTGTTGGGTTCCTGACATCATTCTCTTTTGTTCACTACCTTTTCTCGAATGTCAAGATTGATTGA